The following are encoded together in the Acanthochromis polyacanthus isolate Apoly-LR-REF ecotype Palm Island chromosome 14, KAUST_Apoly_ChrSc, whole genome shotgun sequence genome:
- the nyx gene encoding nyctalopin, producing the protein MEERVKKDFLDVHILEDAAPSLICVGNSLCSLPAVSVLCLLPQAVLARWACVRACPASCSCTQEKSCSVLCDRSALAELPKEFPCEASAINLDKNRLKFLSERAFGTLPSLKSLSLDHNNISFITPGAFKGLANLVELKMAHNEYISYLHTRTFTGLKKLVRLDLSDCNLFNIPDRIFIEQTALKELLCFQNNFRRIPGAIRGMENLTHIYLERNKIEAVAYNSLLGLGSLRYLNLQENRINVIHDQAFQDLVRLENFYLNDNLLSDLPRLAFRGLIRLKMLNLGGNQLINVSRTWFSDLVELEVLYLDRNQLLYIEEGTFENLTSLITLHLNSNNLTTLPFPVFQPIYFLGRLYLFRNPWECDCSLEWLKEWMESYKLVRDIPCASPSSVSGLDLSEVVFTKVNGTCLDPGELNLTTASSEIASTTENRFNSLISKLLQQELREEMGNGTESLRNGTLLEPEEGQLSAGGQRSLWCPSLLWSTVVVFGLFGLPDVHFCLYST; encoded by the exons ATGGAGGAAAGGGTGAAGAAAGACTTCCTAGATGTCCACATTCTGGAGGACGCAGCA CCTTCATTGATCTGTGTGGGTAACTCTCTGTGTTCCCTCCCTGCAGTCTCTgtgctgtgtctgctgcctcAGGCGGTCCTGGCCCGCTGGGCTTGTGTTCGGGCCTGTCCAGCCTCCTGCTCCTGCACCCAGGAGAAGAGCTGCAGCGTTCTGTGCGACCGCTCCGCCCTGGCTGAGTTGCCCAAAGAGTTTCCCTGCGAGGCCTCGGCCATCAACCTGGACAAGAACCGGCTCAAGTTCCTGTCGGAGCGGGCCTTCGGTACGCTGCCCTCCCTCAAGTCCCTGTCTCTGGACCACAACAACATCTCCTTCATCACCCCCGGAGCCTTCAAG GGCCTGGCCAACCTGGTGGAGCTGAAGATGGCGCACAACGAGTACATCAGCTACCTCCACACGCGAACCTTCACGGGGCTGAAGAAGCTGGTGCGCCTGGATCTGTCCGACTGCAACCTCTTCAACATCCCCGACCGCATCTTCATCGAGCAGACGGCGCTGAAGGAGCTGCTCTGCTTCCAGAACAACTTCAGGAGGATCCCGGGAGCCATCCGAGGCATGGAGAACCTGACTCACATCTACCTGGAGAGGAACAAGATCGAGGCGGTGGCCTACAACTCCCTGCTGGGCCTCGGCAGCCTCAG GTACCTAAACCTGCAGGAGAACCGCATCAACGTGATCCATGACCAGGCCTTCCAGGACCTCGTTCGGTTGGAGAACTTCTACCTCAACGACAACCTGCTGTCCGATCTGCCCCGGCTCGCCTTCAGAGGCCTCATCCGCCTCAAGATGCTCAACCTGGGGGGGAACCAGCTCATCAACGTGTCCCGGACCTGGTTCAGCGACCTGGTGGAGCTGGAGGTGCTGTACCTGGACCGGAACCAGCTGCTCTACATCGAGGAGGGCACCTTCGAGAACCTGACCAGCCTGATCACGCTGCACCTGAACAGCAACAACCTCACCACCCTGCCCTTCCCCGTCTTCCAGCCCATCTACTTCCTGGGCCGCCTGTACCTCTTCAGGAACCCCTGGGAGTGCGACTGCTCCCTGGAGTGGCTCAAGGAGTGGATGGAGAGCTACAAGCTGGTCCGGGACATCCCCTGCGCCTCGCCGTCCTCCGTGTCCGGACTCGACCTGAGCGAAGTGGTCTTCACCAAAGTGAACGGGACCTGCTTGGACCCTGGGGAGCTCAACCTGACCACGGCGTCCTCGGAGATCGCCTCCACCACCGAGAACCGCTTCAACAGCCTCATCTCCAAGCTGCTGCAGCAGGAGCTCCGAGAGGAGATGGGCAACGGGACCGAGAGCCTCCGAAACGGGACCCTGCTGGAGCCCGAGGAGGGCCAGCTCTCTGCTGGAGGTCAGCGGAGCCTCTGGTGCCCTTCGCTTCTCTGGTCCACTGTGGTTGTCTTTGGTCTGTTTGGCCTGCCAGATgttcatttctgtctttatagCACATGA